Proteins co-encoded in one Stomoxys calcitrans chromosome 5, idStoCalc2.1, whole genome shotgun sequence genomic window:
- the LOC106088228 gene encoding cuticular protein 47Eg-like, which translates to MKLLIALTCILAVVAANENANVLRNDAEVNVENFKYALELDNSVNTQQEGSLNGGNWVVKGSYKFTSPEGEEVSVQYTADENGYHVDAAQPVLPTPPPIPEHILKAIKYIEEHTK; encoded by the exons ATGAAATTATTG ATAGCCTTAACCTGCATTTTGGCAGTTGTTGCTGCCAACGAAAATGCCAATGTCCTTCGCAATGATGCTGAGGTCaatgtagaaaatttcaaatatgcCCTCGAATTGGACAACTCTGTCAACACTCAGCAAGAGGGATCTTTGAATGGTGGTAACTGGGTTGTCAAGGGCTCCTACAAATTCACATCTCCCGAAGGTGAAGAAGTCTCTGTGCAATACACTGCCGATGAAAATGGCTACCATGTTGATGCTGCCCAACCTGTGTTGCCCACTCCTCCACCAATTCCAGAACATATTCTTAAGGCTATTAAATACATTGAGGAACACACGAAATAG